The Neofelis nebulosa isolate mNeoNeb1 chromosome X, mNeoNeb1.pri, whole genome shotgun sequence genome has a segment encoding these proteins:
- the LOC131503046 gene encoding protein FAM47E-like, whose translation MENKKWLLAPGPLEPMPLGMNCKPWYKDKLPSKCFANHKKKLLKFPTSLDSRRWIFVKEGLDDFRRGCPPCKGLITRSPKEGFLPVITHRVPQPAPTKSHKKLTKEADLFSTLSPAQLARKAFLEDIEAQLTERPLALDPDLEKDLPADLLLKVLEVLDPDRKLEATWASCKNTEKRRKSPTKRCEKCPAKVELPKKTPGSHPDKVPPEEKKSSTDDLLKIPPLQRKVPREVRKSCRWVATFRDLGIDEEFIMKLFDLGYECKLTRKVVCLKKVNQVPMDLKNRKGLDEMEGIRFSLQDKDWEKKLQPPDNPYKPNWVKMRYGAWYLKPKLWKKLINDEPLIDPKVLLEGQDGSFGKKVPEKDITEDLYGTIAFKDFIQLKGYRMPGFLEKLFTRKGWSYDSVKTPIERVMKMHPNIEEDPHEDV comes from the coding sequence ATGGAGAACAAGAAGTGGCTGTTAGCCCCAGGGCCACTGGAACCAATGCCCCTAGGCATGAACTGCAAGCCCTGGTACAAAGACAAATTACCCTCCAAGTGTTTTGCAAATCACAAGAAGAAGCTTCTGAAGTTCCCCACCTCCCTGGACAGCCGGAGGTGGATATTTGTGAAAGAGGGGCTGGATGACTTCAGAAGGGGGTGTCCACCTTGTAAAGGTCTGATCACTCGCAGCCCTAAGGAGGGCTTTCTCCCCGTGATTACTCACAGAGTTCCCCAACCTGCCCCAACAAAGAGTCATAAAAAGCTGACCAAGGAAGCAGACCTGTTTTCCACTCTCTCACCAGCCCAGCTAGCACGGAAGGCATTCTTAGAGGACAttgaggcccaactgactgagcgtCCCTTGGCTCTCGACCCAGATTTGGAGAAAGATCTACCTGCAGACCTCTTACTAAAGGTGCTGGAAGTGCTGGATCCTGACAGGAAGCTGGAGGCCACTTGGGCTTCTTGTAAGAACactgagaaaagaaggaagtctCCCACAAAGCGTTGTGAGAAATGTCCTGCCAAAGTTGAACTTCCCAAGAAGACTCCTGGGTCACATCCAGACAAAGTGCCTcctgaagaaaagaaatcaagcacAGATGATTTGCTCAAAATTCCTCCTCTTCAAAGAAAAGTACCAAGAGAAGTTCGTAAATCCTGCAGATGGGTTGCTACTTTCAGAGACTTGGGCATTGATGAAGAGTTCATCATGAAACTATTTGACCTTGGCTATGAGTGCAAACTAACCCGTAAAGTAGTCTGCCTGAAGAAAGTAAACCAGGTTCCTATGGATCTAAAGAACAGGAAGGGGCTAGATGAGATGGAGGGCATAAGATTCTCCTTACAGGATAAAGATTGGGAGAAGAAACTCCAGCCACCAGATAATCCTTATAAACCCAATTGGGTGAAAATGAGGTATGGAGCATGGTACCTGAAGCCCAAGTTGTGGAAAAAGCTAATAAATGATGAACCTTTGATTGACCCCAAGGTCTTACTTGAAGGTCAAGATGGTAGTTTTGGAAAGAAGGTTCCTGAAAAGGATATTACTGAAGATCTTTATGGAACAATTGCCTTTAAAGATTTCATTCAACTCAAGGGCTACAGGATGCCAGGCTTCCTTGAGAAGTTGTTTACCAGGAAGGGATGGAGCTATGATTCTGTTAAGACTCCTATAGAACGAGTAATGAAAATGCACCCAAATATAGAAGAAGATCCACATGaagatgtttaa